In Candidatus Binataceae bacterium, the DNA window GCGCCACGGTAAGTTCCCACCGCTAATTTCTAGGAGACCGGTGCGTCGGCGAAGTGGATTTTGCGGGTCCCCGCATCCACCTTCACCCGCACCACGAAAGGAATCGTAAGATTCTCGGTGCCGTGACCGGCTTCGACCCCGGTGAGCACCGGGATTCCGAGGTCGGCGGTTTGTTCGGCTATGAATTCAGCGATTGCGCGTCCTTCTGGTTCGCTTCCTTCCACTGGCTGGATTGCGCCCACTACTAGGGCGACGAGCCCGCGAAGTGCGCCCGACTGCCGCAACTGGACTAACATCCGGTCGACTCGATAGGCGCGCTCTCCGGTGTCCTCGAGGAACAGGACCTTGCCCTTGAAGTCCGGGGCGTAGCTGGTCGCCAGCATCGCGACCACCACCGACAGGCATCCTCCGATGATCTCGCCCTCGGCTTTGCCCGGCTTAATCGACTCTCGAGCATCCAGTTCGAAGGATGGCAGCTCGCCGCACAACAGCCGCCGCATGTGTTCGACGGAGCGCGCGCTGAGGCCGTGCGCAAAGTCCATTGCCACCATCGGTCCGTGAAACGCAACCATCCCCGCGCGCTGCACGATCGTGTTAAGCAGGAAGGTCTCGTCGGAATAGCCAACGAACGCCTTGGGCGAGCGTGCGATTGTCGCGAAGTCCAGCAGGGGCAGAATCCGTCCGCATCCGTAGCCGCCCCGCGCGGCAAAAATCGCGCGCACCGAGTCATCGGCAAAGGCTTCCTGAAGCTCGCGCGCTCGGTCCTCATCGGAACCTGCCAAAATGCCAGCCCGGGCGAGCACGCGCTCTGAAACCTTCACGCGAAACCCCATCGTGCCGAGCGCGTTTACGCCGCGTTCCAGGTATGAACGCTCGATTGCCGCGGCCGGAGCCACGACCGCCACGGTATCTCCGGGCTTGAGAGCGGGAGGTTTGATGCGAGGGGAGGCCATCGAGGTTGCGCCAGTCTAGCAAATACCAAAACCGGACGCCCTGTGTACGCATTTTGCGCAGGAGTAGGCTTTTGGAGTGAGGAACCTGTTGCCGCTCGTGCTTCGCAATCTGTCACGCAATCGGCGCAGAACCTTGCTGACCGTTCTGTCGATCGCGGTTTCGGTTTTCATGTTCGCCGCGCTCATGAGTTTGCCTACGCTGGTGGATGAGATCCTGAAGGACCGCGCCAACTCGGTGCGCATAATCACCTATGCGAAGACCGGCCTCTCCTATCCGCTTCCCGCCGCATACGCGGCAAAAATCGCGCAGTTACCGCATGTCGAAGCCGTCACCGGCGAATCAGTATTCCCCAGTACTTACCGTGATCCCAAGGACTTCGTACCGGCCGCTGCGATGGATCCGACTCAGCTCGAGGCGCTGTTCCCGGATTGGAATATCAAGCCTGCCGAAGCGGCCGAGTTGCAGCGCACTCGCTCAGGGGTTCTGGTCGGCGCGCAGTTGATGAAGCTCTATCACTGGCGCCTCGGCGACAACCTGATCCTGCACGGAGTCGCCTATCCAATCGATCTGCAACTCAAAATCGTCGGCACGATCGGCGGCAATGTTCCTCCTTCCGCCGTGGTAATCCGCCAGGACTTTCTCGATGAGGCGTTGGGTCGGCCGGGCACGGTGATGTTGCTGTTTTCCAAGGTCGATCATTCCGATGCCGTTTCTCAGGTCTCCGCCACGATCGACGCCCTGTTTGCCAACTCGTCGTCGGAGACGAAGTCAGAATCAGAAGTCGGGTTTGCCCGCGTGGCGCTGCGGAACTACCGGCTGGTGTTCGAGGGTATGAAACTGGTCGCGGTCGTCGTCGTGTTCACGATCGCGCTGGTCGCGGGGAATACCGCGTCGATGGCGGTGCGGGAACGCCGACATGAGCTCGCGGTCATGCGGTCCATCGGCTTCACGCGCGGCTCGGTAATCTCGTGCCTGACGGCGGAAGGCATGCTCCTTGGGACGATCAGCGGGCTGGCTGGGGGTGCCCTCGGGTACGGAATTCTGAGGCTCATGCCGCATCTCGCGCGTTCGTTAGGACCTTTGGCATTCAGGATTGGTTTTCTGCCGCGGGTGGCAATTGAGGGGCTGCTGATCGCAATTGCGATTGGAACCGTCAGCAGCCTGGTGCCGGCCCTGTTTGCGGCACAGCGCGACGTGTCAGCGGAACTGCGGGCAATTGTGTGAGGTTCAGCTGCGCTCGGGCGTAGCGACGCAGATCGGTGCCGTCACGTCGAAACGGAATCTGGCGGGTCATCGAGGGTGGGAAATCAGATCGACGCACGGCGGTCAGGCCGTGCTCTTTCTGAAGCAGTGGTTGCGGTGGGCCTTCCTCGCTGGTACTGGACTACTTGTCGAACTGCACCGTTGCGGTGCCGGTGACCAGGCGCTCTGCTTCTTCGTTCTCTATCCACACGTCGATTTCCGCCCTCCGCTCTGCCTCCGTGGTGTGCGTGATAAAACCCTGGAAGGTCAGCGTATGGTCAGGTTGCACCGGCACTCGATAGGTGGTGCTCAGGCGAATCATCCGGGCACCCCCATCGTATCCGATCCAGTCGGTCACGAGCTTGCTCAGCAGGCCCAGGCTCATGTTACCGGGCAGAATGATTCCCGGGAGGCCCTCCTTGCGCGCGCCTTCATCGTCGGTAAAGCGTGCGGCCGGCAGCCCGGCCGAATTCGCATACTTGCGGCATTGATCTTTGCTGACGAATTGGTGGACGGGACCGAGAGTGTCACCGATATGAACGTCTGCGAAAGTTTTCACGCTGGTCTCTCTAGCTTTCAGGTGCGGCTCATGAAGCGATGGTCTATGTGTGCGACTTCCTGCCCGTCCTGATTGCTCAGGGTCGAGCGCACCACGACGAATACCATCGTCCCGGTTCTGCCGGTTTTTTCGTAGATTTCCTTGACGTGGGAACTCAGCGTGATCTTGTCGCCCGCATGGATGGACCTGACGAACTCAACATCCTTGCCCGCATCAAAGCCCGCGCGCCCGAACCGCGGAACATGCTGAAAGAAATGGCGCCCGTTGCGAAAGGTCACCGCGTACGCAGGTGGCGCGACCTTCCCGTCCGCATAAAGTGGATTGGTCTCGCCTAGGGTTTCGCAGAAGCTTTGAATGCGCTCTGCCTTCACTTCGACCGCGTCGGTGGTTTCGAACACCCGGCCTATCAGGTTGGGATCGTAGTTTAGCGCCATTGCTATCTCGTCTGGACCGCCTCCGCGTGAGGTACCGGCTTGCGGCGCGGACGAAAATCAACCGGCTCATAGTCGCCGCTTTTCAATTCACGCACCAGGTCGTCGACCGAACGAATGGCGCCCGCAAAGCGCGTCGCGCACAAACCGATCAGGCTCACCAGGTGACTGTCCGAACCGCCGACGGCACTATAGCCGTATCGTCGCACGAGCTCCGCGCTGCGTTCGTCCTCGCCCTTGCGCGAGCCGCCGTTCAGCACCTCCACCGCCACTACGTTTTCAAGCGGCGGCCGTTTTTCGTAGTGCTCGTACAGCCCGATGTTGGGACGCCCCGGGTGACACGGGACTGCGAGTCCACCCATCTTGACGACCTCGTCGATCAGTTCCTGAGCATCGAGCCGAATATTTGCGAAGTCAAAGCGCCGCAGCATGTCTTCGTTCACACCATACA includes these proteins:
- a CDS encoding MaoC family dehydratase N-terminal domain-containing protein — its product is MKTFADVHIGDTLGPVHQFVSKDQCRKYANSAGLPAARFTDDEGARKEGLPGIILPGNMSLGLLSKLVTDWIGYDGGARMIRLSTTYRVPVQPDHTLTFQGFITHTTEAERRAEIDVWIENEEAERLVTGTATVQFDK
- a CDS encoding MaoC family dehydratase N-terminal domain-containing protein; protein product: MALNYDPNLIGRVFETTDAVEVKAERIQSFCETLGETNPLYADGKVAPPAYAVTFRNGRHFFQHVPRFGRAGFDAGKDVEFVRSIHAGDKITLSSHVKEIYEKTGRTGTMVFVVVRSTLSNQDGQEVAHIDHRFMSRT
- a CDS encoding LD-carboxypeptidase codes for the protein MASPRIKPPALKPGDTVAVVAPAAAIERSYLERGVNALGTMGFRVKVSERVLARAGILAGSDEDRARELQEAFADDSVRAIFAARGGYGCGRILPLLDFATIARSPKAFVGYSDETFLLNTIVQRAGMVAFHGPMVAMDFAHGLSARSVEHMRRLLCGELPSFELDARESIKPGKAEGEIIGGCLSVVVAMLATSYAPDFKGKVLFLEDTGERAYRVDRMLVQLRQSGALRGLVALVVGAIQPVEGSEPEGRAIAEFIAEQTADLGIPVLTGVEAGHGTENLTIPFVVRVKVDAGTRKIHFADAPVS
- a CDS encoding PHP-associated domain-containing protein produces the protein MATTLDLHTHSEASEDSRAPVEAYLNWIRLRHAERPLDGIVLTEHRQFNRDADYRHLEDKFGVMVLRASEVETNYGHVLVYGVNEDMLRRFDFANIRLDAQELIDEVVKMGGLAVPCHPGRPNIGLYEHYEKRPPLENVVAVEVLNGGSRKGEDERSAELVRRYGYSAVGGSDSHLVSLIGLCATRFAGAIRSVDDLVRELKSGDYEPVDFRPRRKPVPHAEAVQTR
- a CDS encoding ABC transporter permease, producing the protein MLRNLSRNRRRTLLTVLSIAVSVFMFAALMSLPTLVDEILKDRANSVRIITYAKTGLSYPLPAAYAAKIAQLPHVEAVTGESVFPSTYRDPKDFVPAAAMDPTQLEALFPDWNIKPAEAAELQRTRSGVLVGAQLMKLYHWRLGDNLILHGVAYPIDLQLKIVGTIGGNVPPSAVVIRQDFLDEALGRPGTVMLLFSKVDHSDAVSQVSATIDALFANSSSETKSESEVGFARVALRNYRLVFEGMKLVAVVVVFTIALVAGNTASMAVRERRHELAVMRSIGFTRGSVISCLTAEGMLLGTISGLAGGALGYGILRLMPHLARSLGPLAFRIGFLPRVAIEGLLIAIAIGTVSSLVPALFAAQRDVSAELRAIV